In Streptomyces sp. HUAS ZL42, the DNA window GCTCGGGAGCGCAGTCGCTCGTCCCGCTGGTGCAGACCGGCGTGCTCGCGGCGCCACCGGCGGTCGGCGCCGCCGGAGTGGCGGACGTACTGACCCGGCTCACCCAGCGGGTCGACCTGGTGCAGATGGCGGTGCGCGGCGGTGCGGCCGATTCCCTCCCGCCGGACCTGGACACGGCCCAGCAGCTGCTCGTCGTCAACGACTTCCCGCACGGCTTCGACGACCGTGCCGTGACCCAGCTTCGCTATCTCGCGGACGAGGGCCCGGCCGTGGGCGTCCACCTCATGATGGTCGCCGACCGCGAGGACGCCGCCGGTTACGGTCCGTTGCTGGACCCGCTGTGGCGTTCGCTGCTGAGGCTGACCCCGGTGCCCGACGACCACCTCGCGGATCCGTGGGTCGGGCACGCCTGGACGTACGAACCTTCGCTCGTGCCGCCCGGCAGCCAGGTGCTCCAGCACGTGCTGGAGCAGGTCGCCGCCGCTCGTACCAAGTACACGTAAAGGCGCCTGACCAGGGGATTTGGTCTTTCTTTTGCCAATCGCTTTACCTTTCCTTGGTGATTGGGGTACTGTTTTCCGCACGGAGGGGAGTACTCCCTGTGCTGCGGCGTACCCGTCAATACGGATCCGGCAGGATCCCGGGGCGTCGGCCCATCCCCGGGTGGAAGAGACCTCCGGCAGCGCGACGACGCTGATTACCTGCCGTTACGTATTGCCGGAGGCGCAATGGATGTTTCCGTGACCCTGTGGGTCCTGACCATCGTGGGCCTTGCAGCCCTGATCGCGGTCGACTTCTTCATCGGCCGCAAGCCGCACGACGTGTCGATCAAGGAAGCGGGGATCTGGACGGTCGTCTGGATCGCCCTGGCCGGGCTCTTCGGCCTCGGCCTGCTCGTCTTCGGCGGGGGGCAACCCGCCGGCGAGTTCTTCGCGGGCTTCATCACCGAGAAGTCGCTGAGCGTCGACAACCTCTTCGTCTTCGTCCTGATCATGGCGAAGTTCGCCGTGCCCTCGCAGTACCAGCAGCGCGTGCTGCTCGTCGGCGTGCTCATAGCCCTCGTCCTGCGAGCCGTCTTCATCGCCGCGGGCGCCGCGATCATCGCCAGCTTCTCCTGGGTGTTCTACCTCTTCGGAGCCTTCCTGATCTGGACCGCCTGGAAGCTCATCCAGGAGGCCCGGGCCGATGAGGAGGACGAGGAGTACGAGGAGAACAAGCTGCTCAAGGCCGCCGAGCGCCGCTTCGGTGTGGCCGACCGCTACCACGGCACCAAGCTGTGGATCCAGCAGAACGGCAAGCGGGTCATGACGCCGATGCTGGTCGTGATGCTCGCGATCGGTACGACCGACGTGCTGTTCGCGCTCGACTCGATCCCAGCGATCTTCGGTCTGACCCAGGACCCGTACATCGTCTTCACGGCCAACGCCTTCGCGCTGATGGGCCTGAGGCAGCTGTACTTCCTCATCGGCGGCCTGCTGAGGAAGCTCGTCCACCTGAGCTACGGCCTGTCGATCATTCTGGGCTTCATCGGCGTCAAGCTGGTGCTGCACGCCCTGCACGAGTCCGGGGTGCACGTTCCCGAGATCAGCATCCCGGTGTCTCTCGGCGTCATCTGCTCGGTCCTGATCGTCACCACGATCACCAGCCTGCGGGCGTCCCGGAAGCAGTCGGTCGAGGCGGCGCGGGGCGAGAGCGAAGGCGCTCCGAAGGACAGCGTCGAAGCCTGACCGCCCTGGACGTAGGAACAACCATCACCGGGAGCGGTGCGTGGCGCATTGCCGACCCTCGCCCCCGGTGCTTGCTTGTTTCCAGAGTGCGTTCCCCGGCCCGGGGAACGCCGTGGCCGGTGGAGGCGTCCATGAAGTTCGTCCAGATCATCGACTTCGAAACCGAGCGACTGGAGGAGATGGAGCAGCTGCTCGAGGAGGCACGGCAGCGCAACGCCGGCAGGACGGGCGGCCCGACGCACCGCATGCTTCTGAAGGACCGCGACAACCCCCGCCGCTATCTGGCGCTGATCGAATTCGAGTCGTACGACGAGGCCATGCGCAACAGCGCCGACCCCGAGACGACCAAGCTGGCGGAGCAGTTGGGCGCCCTGAGCATCGGTGACGGCGGCTACACCAACTGCGACCTGTTGCGGTCGGAGGAGATCAAGTAGCTCCGGGTGACGACCGGCGTGCGGGGCCCCTTGGCGCACCGTGATAAACCGAGTCTGAGCAGTGGTCCCCCGGGGACCGCCCCGCACCGACCGGACCGGAGGAACCGTGCCCCGCACCCTGGCCAACGCCCCGATCATGATTCTCAACGGCCCCAACCTGAACCTGCTCGGGCAGCGCCAGCCGGAGATCTACGGTTCCGACACGCTCGCCGACGTCGAGGCGATGTGCGCCAAGGCGGCGGCCGCGCACGGCGGCACGGTGGACTTCCGTCAGTCCAACCACGAGGGCGAGCTGGTCGACTGGATCCACGAGGCGCGGCTCAACCACTGCGGGATCGTCATCAACCCGGGGGCCTACTCGCACACGTCCGTCGCGATTCTGGACGCGCTCAACACCTGTGACGGCATGCCGGTGTTGGAGGTCCATATCTCCAACATCCACAAGCGCGAGTCGTTCCGGCACCACTCGTACGTCTCGCTGCGCGCGGACGGCGTCATCGCGGGCTGCGGGGTGCAGGGCTATGTGTTCGGTGTGGAGCGGGTCGCCGCACTCGTGGGCGCGGCCCAGGCCGACGCGTAGCCCGGGCGGGCCTACAGGCGTCCAGCCTCCACGATCCGCCGCAGGAAGCGCTGTGTGCGCTCCTGCTGCGGATCCCCGAAGATCTGCTCGGCGGTGCCGTGCTCCAGCACCACGCCTCCGTCCAGAAAGCAGACCTGGTCGGCGACGTCCCGGGCGAAGCCCATCTCGTGTGTGGCCAGCACCATGGTCATGCCTTCGTCCTTGAGGTCGCGGACGACGGTCAGCACTTCGCCCACGAGCTCCGGGTCGAGGGCGGCGGTGATCTCGTCGAGCAGCAGCAGCCGGGGACGTACGGCCAGAGCGCGCACGATCGCGACCCGCTGCTGCTGGCCGCCGCTCAGCCGGTCCGGATACTCGCCGGCCTTGGCGGCAAGGCCGAGCCGCTCCAGCAGTTCCCCGGCGTGCTCCTCGGCCTCCGGTCGCGAGACGCCGTGCACGCGGCGCGGGGCGAGCGTGATGTTCTCCAGGACCGTCATGTGCGGGAAGAGGTTGTACGCCTGGAAGACCACGCCGATACGGCGCCGTACCGCGTCCGGGTCGACCCGTGGGTCGGTGATCTCCTCGCCGTCCAGCCAGATCGCGCCGTCGTCGATCTCCTCGAGCAGGTTGGCGCACCGCAGCAGTGTCGACTTCCCGGAGCCGGAGGCGCCGATCAGCGCGGTCACCGTGTGCGGGGCGACCTCCAGGTCGACGTCCCGCAGCACGACCGAGCCGCCGAATGTCTTGCGGACGGACTCCATGCGCAGCACGGGCGCGTCGCTCATAGGGAACCTCCCTGGGCGCGCTGACGGTCCATACGGGCCGTCACCCAGTCGGTGAAGCGGGTCATCGGAATGGTCAGCGCCACGAAGACCAGACCCGCGACGATGTACGGCGTGTAGTTGAGGCTGCGGCCCACGATGATGTCGGCGGCCCGTACGGCGTCGACCGCACCGCCGATCGACACGAGACCGGTGTCCTTCTGGAGCGACACCAGGTCGTTGAGCAGGGGCGGCACTTGGCGCCGTACGGCCTGGGGCAGCACGACGTACCGCAGCGCCTGCCGGTTGCTGAGGCCCAGAGAACGGGCCGCGGCGCGCTGCGAGGGATGCACGGACTCGATGCCGGCGCGGAACACCTCGGCGACGTAGGCCGAATACGTCAGCGTCAGCGCCGTACCGCCCAGCAGGACCGGATCGACCGTGACGCCCTGCAGCCGGAGCGCCGGAACGCCCAGGACCACGATCATCAGGTTGATGATCAGCGGCAGCCCGCGGAAGAAGTCGGTGTACGCGGCGGCCAGCGCCCGCAGCGGGAAGAACACCGGGCCGCGCAGTGTCCGGGCGATCGCGATCAGCATGCCGAGGACCAGCACCGCGACACCGCAGATCAGCAGCAGCCGGACGTTCAGCCACAGCCCTTCGAGGACCTTGGGCAGCGCCTCGCGCGCGTACTGCCCGTTGAAGAAAGTCTCCTTGGTGCGCGGCCAGCCGGGCGCGTTGACGACGACCAGGAAGAGCACGACGCCGGTGACGAGGGTCGAGAGCGCGGCGATCGCCGTGGCGCGGCGGGCGCGGGCGCGCTTGTGGCGCTCGCGGTCCAGCCGGCGCCGCGACGGGACGTAGCCGTCGTCCCCGCCGGGCATGTCACCCTTGTCGTCCGCGCCGCCCTGGCCGGACTCCTGCTTCGTCACCGTCACTTCAGCACCGGGGCGTCGACGGCGTCCGAGAGCCACTGCTTCTCGAGCTTCGCCAGGGTGCCGTCCTTGCGCAGGGCGTCCACGGCGCCCGTCACGCAGGAGGTGAGCGCGCTGCCCTTGTCGAGCACGAGCCCGAACTGCTCGGGCGTACCGCCCTGGTTCTCGAACTGGCCGACGATCTCGGCGTCCGTCACTTCGGCGGCGGTGATGTAGAAGGCGGTCGGCAGGTCGACGACGATGGCGTCGACCTGGCCGTTCTTCAGCGCGGACTTGGCCTGGTCGTTCTTGGCGTAGGCGGCTACCGCCTGATTCGGCTTCACCACGTCGTTGATGTAGTTCAGGCTGGTGGTGCCGACCTGGGCGCCCAGCTTGACGTCCTTGAGGTCCGCGACGCTCGTCGCCTTCGCGGCCTTGGAGCCCTTCAGCGCGATGACGGCCTGGCGCACGTCGTAGTAGCCGGACGAGAAGTCCACGGCCTTCTTGCGCTCGGCGCTGATCGACACCTGGTTGATGTCGAAGTCGAAGGTCTTCTCGCCGGGCGCGAAAGCCTTGTTGAAGGGCACGCTCTGCCAGACGACGCCGCTCTTGTCGTAGCCCAGCTGCTGCGCCACGGCGTACGCGACAGCCGACTCGAAGCCCTCGCCGTTGGCCGGCTTGTCGTCCTTGAACCAAGGCTCGTACGCGGGCTCGTCGGTGGCGATCGTCAGCTTCCCGGAGGTCTTGGTCGCCAACTTGCCCTTGGCGCAGGTCGTCGCGGTCGACCCCGTCGCTCCGGAGGGCTTGGCGGCCGTGTCGCCCTCGGGCTGCGGAGCACAGCCGACGGCGGTGGCGAGGAGGGCAACGGTGGCGGTGGCGACGGCGCGACGCAGAACGTGAGGGGCAAGGTGCATGGCGGGAGAGTGACAGTGAAAGCCGTGTTTGTCGAGGTCACATCATCATTGGTCCGCATAGTGGGAACGGGTGTTGCAATCTCGTGAACAGGCCCGGCGGACTGCCTCTGGCCTGGGCCGCCGGCCGAGGGCGGGGATTCGAAGGACCGGCGGCCCATACCCCTCAGGAGCCGTCATCCTGTGCGGGGCTCCTACCAGTTGACTGCGCAACGACGTACGCGGGGAGCGCGCGCGGAGAGCCGGCGTGTGCACGCGATTCACACGGGGCGCGCGTCGACGGCGCGCGCCCCGCTCGGTCGGGGTTTCACCACCCCCGCGCGTGCCACTCCGGCAGTTGAGGCCGCTCCGCGCCCAGCGTGGTGTCGTTCCCGTGGCCCGGGTACACCCAGGTCTCGTCCGGGAGGACATCGAAGATCTTCGTCTCGACGTCATGGATCAGACTGGCGAACGCCTCCGGATCCTTGCGGGTGTTGCCCACGCCGCCCGGGAACAGGCAGTCCCCGGTGAACACATGGGGATGCCCGTGCGGGTCGTCGTAGACGAGGACGATCGAGCCCGGCGTGTGCCCGACCAGATGGCGCGCGGTGAGTTCCACGCGCCCCACCCGGATGGTGTCGCCGTCGTCCACCAGGACGTCGGTCGGCACCGGGATGCCGTCGGCGTCCTCGCGGCCCGCGTACGTCCGCGCGCCCGTGGCCGCCACGACCTCCGCGAGTGCCTGCCAGTGGTCGCCGTGCTGGTGGGTGGTGACGACGGACGCGATGCCGTCGTCACCGATCATGCCGAGCAGTGTGCCCGCCTCGTTCGCCGCGTCGATCAGCAGCTGTTCGTCCGTGGCCCGGCAGCGCAGCAGATAGGCGTTGTTGTTCATCGGGCCGACCGCGATCTTGGTGATCATCAGGTCCTTCAGCTCGTGCACGTCCGCCGGGCCGCCGACCGTCACCTCTCCGCTGTACGTCATGGCGGCCAGCCTATAGCGGGGAGGCGTCCCAGGAGCGTCCGCGCCTACAGCGGGGGAAGCGCCGGCAGTCGCCCGCCCGTCACGCTGAGTCCGGAGCCGTCGCGGCGGCCGGCGAGCCATCCGAGCAGGTCGGCCCCGCTTCCGGTGATGCCGACCTCCGGCTCGGTCCCCTCCCGGCCCGTGCGCCACGCGCGCGTGCCGTCCGTGAGACGTGTGGGCGGCACGTCGGGGTGCCCGGTGAACCGGTCGGCGAGGAAGTCGATCTCCCGCTCCGTGAACTCCGCCGGCAGATCCTCCAGCTCGTACCCGATCCCGAGATCGACGTGGTGCAGCTCCACCTCCACCCACCGCCGGAACGGCACGCGCGACGCGGAGTCGGTGACCCCGTTGCGCAGCTCCACCGTGCGCGACCAGTCCGCGGGGGCGGCTCCCGCCTCCTGGAAGCGGGCCGCGCTCTCCCGCACGTCGGCGAGCTGGACGTCGAGGGGGCGTGGGGCGTCCCGCTCGATGTCGGAGTCCCGGGCGTCGGCGGAGGCGTACATGGGCCGCCCCTCGAGGACGTTCACGAGGGCGTCCGCGTTGCGGGCGAGATGGGCGAGGATGTGGCCGCGGGTCCAGCCCGGGAGCCGTGACGGCTCGGCCACGGAGGCGTTGTCCAGTTTGGCGGCTGCGGTCAGCACCCGTTCCGTCGCGTCACGTACAGACGCCAGGTCATGAGCGTGATCAATCATGGTACTGACCCTAGCCCCACCACACCTTTGGGTGAAGGTGGTGAAGCGGCGCCCAAAATCGAATGTGCGTGCTATAGGGTCGGGTGTGGCGTCGGGCATGCTGGATGGCCCGGGATTGTTTACGCATCCGGGAATCCGACCGGCGTTGTCAGTGGCTCCCCCTAGTCTGAGAAAGCACGGGGGCCCCGCCCCTGTCACTTCTTCTCAAGAAAGGTGCGGACCGGCGTGGCCGACCGTCTCATCGTCCGTGGCGCGCGCGAGCACAACCTGAAGAACGTCTCGCTCGACCTGCCGCGCGACTCGCTCATCGTCTTCACGGGCCTGTCGGGGTCGGGCAAGTCCTCGCTGGCCTTCGACACCATCTTCGCCGAGGGGCAGCGCCGTTACGTGGAGTCGCTGTCGTCTTACGCGCGGCAGTTCCTCGGCCAGATGGACAAGCCGGACGTCGACTTCATCGAAGGCCTCTCCCCGGCGGTCTCCATCGACCAGAAGTCGACCTCGCGCAACCCGCGCTCGACGGTCGGCACCATCACCGAGGTCTACGACTACCTGCGTCTGCTCTTCGCGCGCATCGGAAAGCCGCACTGTCCCGAGTGCGGCCGCCCGATCTCGCGCCAGTCACCGCAGGCCATCGTCGACAGGGTCCTGGAGCTCCCGGAGGGGAGCCGCTTCCAGGTGCTGTCGCCGCTGGTGCGCGAGCGCAAGGGCGAGTTCGTCGACCTCTTCGCGGATCTCCAGACCAAGGGCTACTCCCGCGCGCGGGTGGACGGCGAGACCATCCAGCTGTCCAACCCGCCGACGCTGAAGAAGCAGGAGAAGCACACCATCGAGGTGGTCGTCGACCGCCTCACGGTGAAGGACTCCGCCAAGCGCCGCCTCACCGATTCCGTGGAGACCGCCCTCGGACTGTCCGGCGGCATGGTCGTGCTCGACTTCGTCGACCTCTCCGAGGACGACCCCGAGCGCGAGCGCATGTACTCGGAGCACCTGTACTGCCCGTACGACGACCTGTCCTTCGAGGAACTCGAGCCCCGCTCCTTCTCCTTCAACTCGCCCTTCGGCGCCTGCCCCGAGTGCACCGGCATCGGCACGCGTATGGAGGTCGACCCCGAGCTGATCGTCCCGGACGAGGACAAGTCCCTCGACGAGGGCGCCATCCATCCCTGGTCGCACGGCCACACCAAGGACTACTTCGGCCGCCTCATCGGCGCTCTCGCGGACGCGCTGGGATTCCGGACGGACATCCCCTTCGCGGGTCTCCCGCAGCGCGCCAAGAAGGCTCTCCTCCACGGCCACAAGACGCAGATCGAGGTCCGCTACCGCAACCGGTACGGACGCGAGCGTGTGTACACGACGCCCTTCGAGGGCGCCGTCCCCTTCGTCAAGCGCCGGCACAGCGAGGCCGAGAGCGACGCCAGCCGCGAGCGCTTCGAGGGCTATATGCGCGAGGTGCCCTGCCCCACCTGTGAGGGCACGCGCCTCAAGCCGATCGTCCTCGCGGTCACGATCATGGACAAGTCGATCGCCGAGGTCTCCGCGATGTCCATCAGCGACTGCGCGGACTTCCTGGGCGAACTGAAACTCAACGCCCGTGACAAGAAGATCGCCGAGCGCGTGCTGAAGGAGGTCAACGAGCGGCTGCGGTTCCTGGTCGACGTCGGCCTGGACTACCTCTCCCTGAACCGCGCGGCCGGCACCCTCTCCGGCGGCGAGGCCCAGCGCATCCGCCTGGCCACCCAGATCGGCTCCGGACTCGTCGGCGTCCTGTACGTCCTCGACGAGCCGTCCATCGGCCTGCACCAGCGAGACAACCACCGGCTCATCGAGACCCTGGTCCGGCTGCGCGACATGGGCAACACGCTCATCGTCGTCGAGCACGACGAGGACACCATCAAGACCGCCGACTGGATCGTCGACATCGGTCCCGGCGCCGGTGAGCACGGCGGCAAGGTCGTGCACAGCGGCTCCCTGAAGGAGCTGCTCGCCAACGCCGAGTCGCAGACCGGCCAGTACCTGGCGGGCAGGAAGTCCATCCCGCTGCCGGACATCCGGCGCCCCCGCGACCCGTCCCGGCAGCTCACGGTGCACGGCGCCCGCGAGAACAACCTCCAGGACATCGACGTGTCCTTCCCGCTGAGCCTGTTCACCGCGGTCACGGGCGTCTCCGGCTCCGGCAAGTCGACGCTGGTCAACGACATCCTGTACACCCACCTGGCCCGCGAGCTGAACGGCGCGCGCAGCGTGCCGGGGCGGCACACGCGCGTGGACGGTGACGACCTCGTCGACAAGGTCGTCCACGTCGACCAGTCGCCCATCGGCCGCACTCCCCGGTCGAACCCGGCGACGTACACCGGCGTCTTCGACCACATCCGCAAGCTGTTCGCGGAGACGACCGAGGCGAAGGTCCGCGGCTACATGCCCGGCCGCTTCTCCTTCAACGTCAAGGGCGGCCGCTGCGAGAACTGCGCGGGCGACGGCACCATCAAGATCGAGATGAACTTCCTCCCGGACGTGTACGTCCCGTGCGAGGTCTGCCACGGCGCCCGCTACAACCGGGAGACCCTGGAGGTCCATTACAAGGGCAGGTCCATCTCCGAGGTCCTGAACATGCCGATCGAGGAGGCCATGGACTTCTTCGAGGCCGTCCCGGCGATCAACCGCCACCTCAGGACGCTGAACGACGTCGGTCTCGGCTATGTCCGGCTCGGCCAGTCCGCGACCACCCTGTCCGGCGGTGAGGCCCAGCGGGTGAAGCTCGCCAGCGAGCTGCAGAAGCGCTCCACCGGCCGTACGGTCTACGTCCTGGACGAGCCGACCACGGGACTGCACTTCGAGGACATCAGCAAGCTGCTGAAGGTTCTGTCCGGCCTGGTCGACAAGGGCAACACGGTCATTGTCATCGAGCACAACCTCGACGTGATCAAGACCGCCGACTGGGTCGTCGACATGGGCCCCGAGGGCGGCGCCGGCGGCGGTCTGGTCATCGCCGAGGGCACGCCGGAGCAGGTCGCCGGAGTCCCCGCCAGCCACACGGGCAAGTTCCTGCGGGAGATCCTCGGCGCCGACCGGATCAGCGACGCGGAACCGGTGAAGGCCCCGCGCAGGACCGCCGCGAAGAAGACGGTCGCGGCCAGGACGACCAACAACACGGTCACGAAGAAGGCGGCCGCGGTCACGAAGAAGGCCGCCCCGGCGAAGAAGACGACGCGGGCGCGGAAGGCCTGAGCCGAGCGGGCGGTACGCCCCGACACATGCCGAACACACGGCGCCCCGCGGGAAGCCCTGCGGGGCGCCGTCCGCTGCCCGGTCCGGGCAGGTGGGTGCTTATAGGCGAAAGCGCCCTACATCTCGCCGAGTTCAGAGGCGTACGGCGGCTCCGCTCCCGCCCGTGAGCAGGTGATCGCCGCCGCGCGTGCCGCGAAGCCCAGCAGCCTGCCCCATCCATCGGCGCCCAGGCCGGCGAGTGCCTCCGGGGACAGGGCGTTGCGTACGGACAGGCCGTGCAGCAGAGCCGCGTTGACGGTGTCCCCGGCACCGATGGTGTCCACCACGTCGACCTTCTCGCCCGGCACGGAATACTCCGCGCCGTCCCGGGTGAACGCGGTCAGCCCGTCGCCGCCGTGGGTGACGACGACGGCCGAGGGACCGGCGGCCAGCCACTCACGCGGGGTGCCGCCCAGCCACTGTGCGTCCTCCTCGGAGAGCTTGAGCAGCGACACGGACGGCAGCCAGCGCTCGAACCGGGCCCGGTAGGCGTCAGCGTCGGGGATCAGACCGGCCCGGATGTTCGGGTCGAGCGCGGTGAACAGGCCCTGCGCGGCCGCGGTCCGCATCAGCTCCTCGTACGCGCTCGCGCCCGGCTCCAGCACGAGCGAACAGGTCCCGAAGGACACCGCGCGGGCCCCGGCGGGGAGTCGGTCGGGGACCGTGAACAGCCGGTCGGCGGTGCCCTCGACGTAGAAGGAGTAGGCGGCGGAGCCGTTTCCGTCGATCGTGGCCACCGCCAGAGTGGTCGGCTCGACTCCCCGCTGCACGGCCGACACCTCCACGCCCGTCTGCCGCAGCCCGTCGAGCAGGGCCTCGCCGAACGCGTCGTACGACGTGCGGGAGCAGAAGGCCGTTGGAGAGCCGAGGCGGCCGAGAGCCACGGCCGTGTTGTAAGGGCCGCCGCCGAGCGCCGGCTTGAGGCCCGCGAGGGCGCCCGGGCCCTGCGGTACCAGATCTATGAGGGCCTCACCGGCGACGACGATCACGAGGCGGTTCCTTTCTCGGACTGCTTGAACTGCTCGGGCCGCTCCGGCCGCTCCGGCTCGGGACAGCCGCACGAACTCCGGTGCACGAAGGCACACGCGAGCCGCACCGTGCGGGCGGGGCGGCCCGGGGAGGCGAGTCGCTCCAGGAGCACGCGGACCGCCTGGGCGCCGATGTCCTTGCTGGGCTGGGCGATCGCTGTGAGCCGGGGCGAGAACAGGTCCGCCCAGGGGAAGTCGTCGAAGCAGCACAGCGCGATGTCGGCGGGCACGGACAGGCCACGGCCGTTCAGGGCGCGCAGCGCACCGATGGTCATGGTGTTGTTGCCGGTGATCAGCGCGGTGGGCGGTGCGGCCAGGGACAGCAGCGTGGCGGTGGCCCGTTCCGCGCCCGCCGTCGTGGAGTCGCCGTGCACCAGGAGGCGTTCGTCGTAGGGGAGTCCGGCGGCCGCGAGGCCGTGGCGGTAGCCGGCGATGCGCTCGGTGGTGGTACTGAGTCCGGGCAGACCTGCGACCAGGGCGATCCTGCGATGGCCGAGCCCGGCGAGATGGGTGACCAGCTCGGCCACCGGTTCGGTGTTCTCGGCGCAGACCTGGTCGAAGCGGGATGTGCCGGCCGCCGTGTCGTCGATCAGGCGGTCGAGGAACACGGTCGGCACATCGTGACGGGTCAGGTAGGCGACGAGCTCGCGCGGAGCCGCGGACGGCGCGACGATCATGCCGTCGACGCGGCGTTCGTGGAGCAGCTGGACGATCTTGCGTTCGTGCTCCGGGTCGTCGTGCGGATCGGCGATGAGCAGGCTGTAGCCGTGCTCCAGGGCTCCGGCCTCGACTCCCTGGAGGATCTCGGTGAAGTACGGGTTGCTGATCGCCGACACGGCGAGCCCGATGGAGCGGGTCCGCGAGGTCACCAGGGAGCGGGCGAGCGTGTTGGGCGTGTAGCCGAGCTCGTCGATGGCGTCCAGGACGGCCTGGCGGGTGTGGGGGAGTACCGGGCGGGTGTCGTTCAGCACATGCGAGACGGTGGCCACGGACACACCGGCGCACCGTGCCACATCGGCCATGGTCGGCATCGCGACTCCCTTCCGCGGACCGCGGCGGGCGGCCCTCCGAGCGGGAAGGTATCGCATCCGGCGGCCCGCGTAAACGCTTGCGCAAGCGTTTACGCGCTTACCGTGCGTAAACGCTTACGTGCCGACCGCCTGATCTCGGGCCGGGAGCGCCGTCACTCCCAGTCCCACCCGATCCCCACCATCCCGGACCGCACCCGCGGCTCGACGAGGTGAACGGCGTGGTGCCGGGGACTGAGGGCGAGTTCCTGGCGGCCGCTGCGCGGGGCCGCCGCCGAGTGCTGGGTGAAGCGGTGGCAGCGCGCGGGCAGCGCGTTCTCGTCGAACCGCACCTGCAGGGCGTACTGGCCGCCCGCGAGGCCGAAGCCACGGACGTACTCGCGGGACACACCGGCCGTGCCGTCCTCGACGCCATAACCGAACAGAAAGGTGTCCCCGGCGCGCAGCCGGGTGTCGAAGAGCAGCTCGGCGACGAGCACTCCGGTGTCGTGGTGCCGGCGGACGCGGCCCGTGCGGCAGTTCTCCAGGGCGTGGACCGTCATGCGCTCCGGCGCGCACCCCGGGTCGCCGTGGTGGACGGCCACGAAGCGGTCGACGCCGTCCCGGTGGGCGCGCACGATGTGGTGCGAGTCGCGGCACAGCAGCTCGCGGTGCGCCCCGATGCGTATCCGCTCGTGGTGCCCAAGGGTGTGCAGTCCGCCGTCGAGCGGTGCCTCCAGCTCGGCGAGCAGCCCCTCAAGTACGCCCGAGGCCGCCACGAAGGAGCGATAGGAACGTGCCGCGGGCCGCCCGCCGGCCGTACGCTCGTCGCTCTCGGCGAGCAGGCGGATCAGTGACTCGTCGGGCAGCTGGAGGATCTCCTCCAGCGCTCGCACCGCGCGCAGCGACTCGGGGCGCTGCGGTCGACGGGCGCCCTGCTGCCAGTAACTCAGGCTCGTGACGCCCACCTTCACGCCGTAGCGCGACAGATGGTGCTGAACACGCTGCAACGGAAGTCCGCGGGCGGCGATCGCGGCGCGCAGCGCGACGTGGAAGGGGCCGCCTCGCAGGGCCGTGTCCAGTTCCGCGGCGGTGACGTCC includes these proteins:
- the aroQ gene encoding type II 3-dehydroquinate dehydratase, with protein sequence MPRTLANAPIMILNGPNLNLLGQRQPEIYGSDTLADVEAMCAKAAAAHGGTVDFRQSNHEGELVDWIHEARLNHCGIVINPGAYSHTSVAILDALNTCDGMPVLEVHISNIHKRESFRHHSYVSLRADGVIAGCGVQGYVFGVERVAALVGAAQADA
- a CDS encoding ABC transporter substrate-binding protein; this translates as MHLAPHVLRRAVATATVALLATAVGCAPQPEGDTAAKPSGATGSTATTCAKGKLATKTSGKLTIATDEPAYEPWFKDDKPANGEGFESAVAYAVAQQLGYDKSGVVWQSVPFNKAFAPGEKTFDFDINQVSISAERKKAVDFSSGYYDVRQAVIALKGSKAAKATSVADLKDVKLGAQVGTTSLNYINDVVKPNQAVAAYAKNDQAKSALKNGQVDAIVVDLPTAFYITAAEVTDAEIVGQFENQGGTPEQFGLVLDKGSALTSCVTGAVDALRKDGTLAKLEKQWLSDAVDAPVLK
- a CDS encoding amino acid ABC transporter permease, encoding MTVTKQESGQGGADDKGDMPGGDDGYVPSRRRLDRERHKRARARRATAIAALSTLVTGVVLFLVVVNAPGWPRTKETFFNGQYAREALPKVLEGLWLNVRLLLICGVAVLVLGMLIAIARTLRGPVFFPLRALAAAYTDFFRGLPLIINLMIVVLGVPALRLQGVTVDPVLLGGTALTLTYSAYVAEVFRAGIESVHPSQRAAARSLGLSNRQALRYVVLPQAVRRQVPPLLNDLVSLQKDTGLVSIGGAVDAVRAADIIVGRSLNYTPYIVAGLVFVALTIPMTRFTDWVTARMDRQRAQGGSL
- a CDS encoding maleylpyruvate isomerase family mycothiol-dependent enzyme, yielding MIDHAHDLASVRDATERVLTAAAKLDNASVAEPSRLPGWTRGHILAHLARNADALVNVLEGRPMYASADARDSDIERDAPRPLDVQLADVRESAARFQEAGAAPADWSRTVELRNGVTDSASRVPFRRWVEVELHHVDLGIGYELEDLPAEFTEREIDFLADRFTGHPDVPPTRLTDGTRAWRTGREGTEPEVGITGSGADLLGWLAGRRDGSGLSVTGGRLPALPPL
- a CDS encoding MBL fold metallo-hydrolase, which produces MTYSGEVTVGGPADVHELKDLMITKIAVGPMNNNAYLLRCRATDEQLLIDAANEAGTLLGMIGDDGIASVVTTHQHGDHWQALAEVVAATGARTYAGREDADGIPVPTDVLVDDGDTIRVGRVELTARHLVGHTPGSIVLVYDDPHGHPHVFTGDCLFPGGVGNTRKDPEAFASLIHDVETKIFDVLPDETWVYPGHGNDTTLGAERPQLPEWHARGW
- a CDS encoding TerC/Alx family metal homeostasis membrane protein, producing the protein MDVSVTLWVLTIVGLAALIAVDFFIGRKPHDVSIKEAGIWTVVWIALAGLFGLGLLVFGGGQPAGEFFAGFITEKSLSVDNLFVFVLIMAKFAVPSQYQQRVLLVGVLIALVLRAVFIAAGAAIIASFSWVFYLFGAFLIWTAWKLIQEARADEEDEEYEENKLLKAAERRFGVADRYHGTKLWIQQNGKRVMTPMLVVMLAIGTTDVLFALDSIPAIFGLTQDPYIVFTANAFALMGLRQLYFLIGGLLRKLVHLSYGLSIILGFIGVKLVLHALHESGVHVPEISIPVSLGVICSVLIVTTITSLRASRKQSVEAARGESEGAPKDSVEA
- a CDS encoding amino acid ABC transporter ATP-binding protein, yielding MSDAPVLRMESVRKTFGGSVVLRDVDLEVAPHTVTALIGASGSGKSTLLRCANLLEEIDDGAIWLDGEEITDPRVDPDAVRRRIGVVFQAYNLFPHMTVLENITLAPRRVHGVSRPEAEEHAGELLERLGLAAKAGEYPDRLSGGQQQRVAIVRALAVRPRLLLLDEITAALDPELVGEVLTVVRDLKDEGMTMVLATHEMGFARDVADQVCFLDGGVVLEHGTAEQIFGDPQQERTQRFLRRIVEAGRL